A genomic segment from Janthinobacterium sp. 64 encodes:
- a CDS encoding carbohydrate kinase: MTDTNKKDQLYTLIRNNPFISQQDLASELGLSRSAVAGHIAGLIRERRLLGRAYVLPDSRPVLCIGAANLDRKMRTLATLQMGTSNPVRSEEVFGGVGRNIAENLARLAIPVALLTALGDDAAGHALQTHAEDAGIDMRGSLHLSNTSSGTYTAVLDEHGEMLLAMANMQLYEQLTPAFLHSRQPQRAAAALTVCDLNLGHDSVQALLADARQDAAHATPLVIVAVSQPKMAHLPQDLTGLHLLILNRGELETRVARALPTAADLRAACREVQRQGARQVVVTCGSEGVYFTDGDSLDAPIVHLAAREVDAVDVTGAGDAFSAAVCWSLYHDSSDLKLACRRGLKLAAMTLESAATVSPQISAGALDNIDDADLAPPPPTLFQQD, encoded by the coding sequence GTGACCGATACCAATAAAAAAGACCAGCTGTACACGCTGATCCGCAACAACCCCTTCATCTCGCAGCAAGACCTGGCGAGCGAACTGGGCTTGTCGCGCTCGGCCGTCGCCGGCCACATCGCCGGCCTGATCCGCGAGCGGCGCCTGCTGGGGCGCGCCTATGTGCTGCCCGACAGCCGCCCCGTGCTATGCATAGGCGCCGCCAACCTCGACCGCAAGATGCGCACCCTGGCGACCTTACAGATGGGCACCTCGAATCCCGTGCGCTCGGAAGAAGTGTTTGGCGGCGTCGGCCGCAACATCGCGGAAAACCTGGCCCGCCTGGCGATTCCCGTGGCCCTGCTGACGGCGCTGGGCGACGATGCGGCCGGTCACGCGCTGCAGACGCACGCGGAAGACGCGGGCATCGACATGCGCGGCAGCCTGCATCTGAGCAATACCAGCAGCGGCACTTATACGGCCGTGCTCGACGAACATGGCGAAATGTTGCTGGCGATGGCCAATATGCAACTCTACGAACAGCTGACCCCGGCCTTTCTGCACAGCCGCCAGCCGCAGCGCGCCGCCGCCGCCCTCACCGTCTGCGACCTGAACCTGGGCCACGACAGCGTGCAGGCCCTGCTGGCCGATGCGCGCCAGGATGCGGCGCACGCGACGCCGCTCGTCATCGTCGCCGTCTCGCAGCCGAAGATGGCGCACTTGCCGCAAGACCTGACGGGCTTGCATCTGCTGATCCTCAACCGGGGCGAACTGGAAACGCGCGTGGCGCGGGCCCTGCCCACGGCGGCGGACCTGCGCGCCGCCTGCCGCGAAGTGCAGCGCCAGGGCGCGCGCCAGGTGGTCGTCACCTGCGGCAGCGAAGGCGTGTATTTCACGGACGGCGACAGCCTGGACGCGCCCATCGTCCACCTGGCCGCGCGCGAAGTGGACGCCGTCGACGTGACGGGCGCCGGCGACGCGTTTTCCGCCGCCGTCTGCTGGTCGCTGTACCACGACAGCAGCGATTTGAAACTGGCATGCCGGCGCGGCCTGAAGCTGGCCGCCATGACCTTGGAATCGGCCGCCACCGTCTCGCCCCAGATTTCCGCCGGCGCACTCGACAACATCGACGACGCCGATCTGGCGCCGCCCCCACCTACCCTCTTTCAACAGGACTGA